One Campylobacterota bacterium DNA window includes the following coding sequences:
- a CDS encoding methyltransferase domain-containing protein: MLRSFTTEPMSAILAWAQKSLEQTDTFSFEVLNPDVARGYYAGESVTIGETEYLYRSYKAWNDLAELLFCRLLTPEKITEHTVRLTLEKIDRSDSFHHSCEKEEKYGTASEFSRIRKNEEPAFLFAYLRALHSVRTGEKKRILNLGINTGDEFDLIRRILPDEIYREIELVGVDHSESAIALARQRFDEGNAAFYVHDINHLETLAVGRFDLIVSIGTLQSPGIDFKPLFMQLVQEYLTPQGAMILGFPNCRWMDGEMIYGAKAPNYPYSELSLVIKDIHYCKKYLQQKKFRVTVTGRDYLFLTATRIQTAH, translated from the coding sequence ATGCTGCGATCGTTTACGACCGAACCCATGAGCGCGATTCTCGCGTGGGCCCAAAAATCGCTTGAGCAAACCGATACGTTCTCGTTTGAGGTCCTCAACCCCGACGTTGCACGGGGGTACTACGCGGGGGAAAGCGTCACGATCGGAGAGACGGAGTATCTCTACCGTTCCTACAAAGCCTGGAACGATCTGGCCGAGCTTCTCTTCTGCCGTCTGCTGACCCCCGAAAAAATCACCGAACATACCGTCCGGCTGACGTTGGAGAAAATCGACCGAAGTGATTCGTTCCACCACTCGTGTGAAAAAGAGGAAAAATACGGCACCGCATCCGAATTTTCCCGTATCCGGAAAAACGAAGAACCGGCATTCCTCTTCGCGTACCTGCGCGCCCTGCACAGCGTCAGGACGGGAGAGAAAAAACGGATTCTGAACCTGGGGATCAACACGGGGGACGAGTTCGATCTGATCCGACGCATCCTCCCGGATGAGATCTACCGGGAAATCGAACTTGTCGGAGTCGACCATTCCGAAAGCGCGATCGCCCTCGCCCGACAGCGGTTTGATGAAGGAAATGCGGCGTTTTACGTCCACGACATCAACCATCTGGAGACGCTTGCGGTGGGACGATTCGACCTCATCGTCTCGATCGGTACCCTCCAAAGCCCCGGCATCGATTTCAAGCCGCTCTTTATGCAACTGGTGCAGGAGTATCTGACCCCGCAGGGGGCGATGATACTTGGCTTTCCCAATTGCCGGTGGATGGACGGAGAGATGATTTATGGCGCGAAGGCCCCCAATTACCCCTATTCGGAACTCTCGCTCGTCATCAAGGACATCCATTACTGCAAAAAATACCTGCAACAAAAAAAGTTCCGCGTCACCGTAACCGGAAGAGACTACCTGTTTCTCACCGCCACGCGTATCCAAACGGCGCATTAA
- a CDS encoding TIGR01621 family pseudouridine synthase: METHRHAIRIVQDHDRFVVALKPAGANFHSEEEAGFVVQLSEQLGQPLYSVHRLDKMTSGLLILAKTPEAAAEFTRMFENREVEKYYLAISLRKPKKKQGWIKGDMTKARRGDYKLLSTMENPAITQFVSASLRPNERAFLIKPHTGKTHQIRVALKAIGSPIAGDERYAQADEARKEDRGYLHAYALRFGFGGESFALVLPPEEGERFTSTAMTAQLENWSEPWTCF, encoded by the coding sequence TGGAAACGCATCGTCATGCCATCCGCATTGTCCAAGATCACGACCGTTTCGTCGTCGCACTCAAGCCTGCGGGAGCCAATTTCCACTCCGAAGAGGAGGCCGGATTCGTCGTACAGCTCTCCGAACAGCTCGGACAGCCTCTCTACAGCGTCCACCGCCTCGACAAGATGACCTCAGGGCTGCTGATCCTTGCCAAAACCCCCGAAGCGGCGGCGGAGTTCACCCGCATGTTCGAAAACCGTGAAGTCGAGAAATACTATCTCGCCATCAGCCTGCGCAAACCGAAAAAAAAACAGGGGTGGATCAAGGGGGACATGACCAAGGCGCGGCGCGGGGACTACAAGCTCCTATCGACGATGGAGAACCCCGCGATCACCCAGTTCGTCAGTGCATCACTTCGTCCCAACGAGCGGGCGTTTCTCATCAAACCCCACACCGGAAAGACCCACCAGATCCGCGTCGCCCTCAAAGCGATCGGAAGCCCGATTGCGGGAGACGAGCGCTATGCGCAGGCCGATGAAGCGCGCAAAGAGGATCGGGGCTATCTGCACGCCTATGCGCTGCGGTTTGGCTTCGGCGGGGAATCGTTTGCATTGGTCCTTCCGCCCGAGGAGGGGGAACGGTTCACAAGTACGGCGATGACAGCGCAATTAGAAAATTGGAGCGAACCGTGGACATGCTTCTGA
- a CDS encoding DMT family transporter, giving the protein MKHHPQALYFTGMIVAMLLWGVAWTAGKVAALHSNAEVAAFWRYAVSFASIVPLIWIMRSPLRSDRRGVIYMIVAGLLTSVFNYFFFAGLLHGQAGYGGTLVTSTSPIITYALSIALLGLGVSAKEILALALGSVGALVLLKVPTQGWAFLELENIYFAAAAVVWALVTIVSQKASRHVTPMLYTTVVFGVAMSTNLLFAMPHEPFAFSKYDMTFWWTILFIGIFPGTLSTALFFASAGKVGAHRTGVFMFIVPIGAIVSSMIVYGETIELSTIIGCALAFAAVVVFNARRKG; this is encoded by the coding sequence ATGAAACATCACCCCCAAGCCCTCTATTTCACCGGAATGATCGTCGCCATGCTGCTGTGGGGTGTGGCGTGGACGGCGGGAAAGGTCGCTGCGCTGCATTCCAATGCCGAAGTGGCGGCGTTCTGGCGCTATGCCGTTTCGTTCGCATCGATCGTTCCCCTGATATGGATCATGAGATCGCCTCTGCGGTCGGATCGGAGGGGGGTAATCTACATGATCGTCGCGGGGTTGCTGACGTCGGTGTTCAACTACTTTTTCTTTGCGGGGCTGCTGCACGGTCAGGCGGGATACGGCGGGACGCTGGTGACCTCGACGTCGCCGATCATCACCTACGCTCTCTCGATTGCATTGCTGGGGCTTGGGGTGTCGGCCAAAGAGATTTTGGCACTCGCCCTGGGATCGGTAGGTGCTTTGGTTCTCCTCAAAGTCCCGACTCAGGGATGGGCATTTTTGGAACTTGAAAACATCTATTTCGCGGCGGCGGCAGTTGTATGGGCACTGGTGACGATCGTATCGCAAAAAGCTTCCAGGCACGTCACCCCGATGCTCTACACGACGGTGGTGTTCGGCGTCGCGATGAGCACGAACCTTTTGTTCGCAATGCCGCATGAACCGTTTGCGTTTTCAAAATACGACATGACGTTCTGGTGGACGATCCTCTTTATCGGCATTTTCCCCGGAACGCTCAGCACCGCTTTGTTTTTTGCTTCGGCGGGGAAGGTGGGAGCGCACCGAACGGGGGTGTTCATGTTTATCGTTCCCATCGGGGCGATTGTATCCAGTATGATCGTATACGGTGAGACGATAGAACTTTCGACGATCATCGGATGTGCGCTGGCGTTTGCGGCGGTCGTGGTATTCAACGCCCGACGAAAGGGCTGA
- a CDS encoding YebC/PmpR family DNA-binding transcriptional regulator, whose amino-acid sequence MGRAFEYRKAAKMKRWGNMSRVFPKLGKIITMAAKEGGADPEMNPKLRTAILTAKAQNMPKDNIEAAIKRAFGKDAANIIEVNIEGKGPHGVLIFVECATDNNTRTVGNIRSYFSKAKGEMLNNGALEFMFSRKAVFSFPKPEMDLEELEMALIDAGLEELEEDEGEVSVTGDYTAFGTLSAALEELDIAPSKAALERIPNTTVEFTDEQMVDIEKLIDRIEEDDDVQAVYTNIG is encoded by the coding sequence ATGGGAAGAGCGTTTGAATACCGCAAAGCGGCCAAAATGAAACGCTGGGGAAATATGTCGAGAGTTTTCCCGAAACTGGGCAAAATCATTACGATGGCGGCCAAAGAGGGGGGTGCCGATCCCGAAATGAATCCCAAGCTTCGTACGGCGATCTTGACGGCGAAAGCGCAGAATATGCCCAAAGACAACATCGAAGCGGCGATCAAACGGGCGTTCGGTAAAGACGCGGCCAACATTATCGAGGTGAACATCGAGGGGAAAGGGCCGCACGGCGTTCTCATCTTCGTCGAATGCGCGACCGATAACAACACCCGTACCGTCGGAAACATCCGCAGCTACTTTTCTAAAGCCAAAGGGGAGATGCTCAACAACGGCGCGCTGGAGTTCATGTTCAGCCGCAAAGCGGTGTTCAGCTTCCCCAAACCCGAGATGGACCTTGAAGAGCTGGAAATGGCGCTGATCGATGCGGGGCTTGAAGAGCTTGAAGAGGATGAAGGCGAAGTGAGCGTAACGGGTGATTACACCGCGTTCGGAACCCTTTCGGCGGCACTCGAAGAGCTCGATATCGCCCCTTCCAAAGCGGCATTGGAACGTATTCCAAACACGACGGTGGAATTCACCGACGAACAGATGGTCGATATCGAAAAGCTGATCGACCGTATCGAAGAGGACGACGACGTCCAGGCCGTTTACACGAACATCGGCTAA
- a CDS encoding pirin family protein, whose protein sequence is MSQIIHRSRERGIAEHGWLHSRFSFSFAEYHNPNRMGFGALRVINDDVIEAGMGFPMHPHKNMEIVSIVTRGALEHRDSEGNRGVIEAGQIQYMSAGSGVFHSEYATPQADAHLFQIWIHPSRKGGAPLYDNRDFSDIDQSNRWAVLVSGDGKENSIRIRQNAAIYSTGLDANRDIAVPKVQPGHGRLLLVIEGSVTIAGHVLEARDEIQITDEEEYILRALSPAKVLLFDVSMH, encoded by the coding sequence ATGTCACAGATCATTCACCGTTCACGCGAACGCGGCATTGCCGAACACGGATGGTTGCACAGCCGGTTCAGCTTTTCGTTTGCCGAGTATCATAACCCGAATCGAATGGGATTCGGAGCGTTGCGTGTCATCAACGACGACGTTATCGAAGCGGGGATGGGATTTCCGATGCACCCCCACAAAAACATGGAGATCGTCTCCATCGTGACCAGGGGCGCTCTCGAGCACCGTGATTCGGAAGGAAATCGGGGGGTAATCGAGGCGGGACAGATCCAGTACATGAGTGCGGGATCGGGTGTATTTCATTCGGAATATGCAACACCCCAAGCCGATGCTCACCTCTTTCAAATCTGGATCCATCCCTCCCGAAAAGGGGGGGCGCCTCTGTACGACAACCGCGATTTCAGCGACATCGACCAATCCAACCGCTGGGCGGTACTCGTCTCCGGCGACGGAAAGGAAAATTCTATTCGAATACGCCAGAATGCCGCGATCTATTCGACCGGGCTCGATGCGAACCGGGACATCGCCGTCCCAAAAGTCCAACCCGGCCACGGACGATTGCTTCTCGTCATCGAAGGAAGTGTCACGATCGCCGGCCATGTTCTCGAAGCCAGAGACGAAATACAAATCACCGACGAAGAGGAGTACATTCTGAGGGCACTGAGCCCGGCCAAAGTTTTACTGTTTGACGTGTCCATGCACTGA
- a CDS encoding lytic transglycosylase domain-containing protein: MIRYLFLLSLVVLLPLGAAAIPADKIDASLAALGSEERLSDSKTLALLLERYSPSVSILHRRHRTTAAEHRAIEEAFAEAGIPPFFSLIPYCESKFDPDARGYGTAGLWQFTRQSARNFGLNVQKGNDERLNAQRSTEAAIRYIKSLKRQFGSWYLADFAYGMGEGKLQQLIRRNGSKKLSVLLKDPHFPSGTKAHFAKTLLLQARIAAAKEEKE; the protein is encoded by the coding sequence ATGATACGTTATTTATTTTTATTATCGCTTGTCGTACTGCTACCGTTGGGAGCGGCAGCGATACCCGCCGACAAAATCGACGCGTCGCTCGCGGCACTGGGAAGTGAGGAGCGGCTTTCCGATTCGAAAACCCTCGCTCTTCTGCTGGAGCGGTATTCCCCTTCCGTTTCGATTCTCCACCGCCGCCACCGTACTACTGCCGCCGAACACCGCGCAATTGAAGAAGCGTTTGCCGAAGCGGGCATTCCCCCCTTTTTCTCGCTGATCCCCTACTGCGAATCGAAATTCGATCCCGACGCACGCGGATACGGAACCGCCGGATTGTGGCAGTTCACCCGCCAGAGCGCCCGCAATTTCGGCCTGAACGTCCAGAAAGGGAACGATGAACGTCTCAACGCGCAACGCTCGACCGAAGCCGCGATACGCTACATCAAAAGCCTCAAACGTCAGTTCGGAAGCTGGTATCTGGCCGATTTCGCCTACGGAATGGGCGAGGGAAAACTGCAACAGCTGATCCGCCGTAACGGGAGCAAAAAGCTTTCCGTACTGCTCAAAGATCCCCACTTCCCCTCGGGGACCAAAGCCCATTTTGCCAAAACGCTGCTGCTGCAGGCACGGATCGCCGCGGCAAAAGAAGAAAAAGAATAA
- a CDS encoding TerB family tellurite resistance protein, with protein MTQILIVIAVALIIYLLTRNVKIETHTYSRSQFAGFKLTKESLAYSELGLFTALCAKVAKADGKVDGLEAELIGNMFNDISSLFPDPVKTKALLKEIFNEEKDAPHNLDRVAQALYDVLRNDPHKRQKMMEFLVNLTYIDGTLSQSEEEMVRRIGYYMGFSEADIASMMERFGSFHRHSIKESSVDQAYTLLGISAQAGNDEVKKAYRALVREYHPDLIKSQGASDDYLKEATEKVQEINAAYEMIKKTRGM; from the coding sequence ATGACCCAAATTTTGATTGTTATTGCCGTCGCGCTCATCATCTATCTCCTCACCCGCAACGTCAAAATCGAAACGCACACCTATTCGCGCAGCCAATTTGCGGGATTTAAACTCACCAAAGAATCATTAGCCTACAGCGAACTGGGGCTCTTTACCGCATTGTGCGCCAAAGTTGCCAAAGCGGACGGCAAAGTCGATGGGCTCGAAGCTGAACTCATCGGCAATATGTTCAACGACATCAGCTCCCTCTTCCCCGATCCCGTAAAGACCAAAGCGCTTCTCAAAGAGATATTCAACGAAGAGAAAGATGCTCCTCATAACCTCGACCGGGTCGCACAGGCTCTTTATGACGTACTGCGGAATGACCCCCACAAACGCCAGAAGATGATGGAGTTTTTGGTCAATCTCACCTACATCGACGGTACGCTGAGTCAAAGCGAAGAGGAGATGGTACGCCGTATCGGATACTATATGGGCTTTAGTGAAGCGGACATCGCATCGATGATGGAGCGGTTCGGTTCATTTCATCGCCATAGCATCAAAGAGAGTTCCGTCGATCAAGCCTATACGCTATTGGGGATCAGTGCCCAAGCCGGCAATGACGAAGTAAAAAAAGCGTACCGGGCACTCGTACGTGAATACCACCCCGATCTTATCAAATCTCAAGGGGCATCGGATGATTACCTCAAAGAAGCGACCGAAAAAGTTCAAGAGATCAACGCCGCCTATGAGATGATCAAAAAAACACGGGGGATGTAA
- a CDS encoding YbhB/YbcL family Raf kinase inhibitor-like protein, with protein MRLSTLFAGLLLAASLDAGEFTLRSHDLAGQLTMKQVYSGFGCTGSNISPELHWSDAPKGTKSFAVTVYDPDAPTGSGWWHWVVFNISASVTSLPADFGNTAKKQPLSAVQSITDFGKTGFGGACPPIGDRPHRYFFTVHALNVDHLDLDEKASPALVGYMLTMHTIAKSTLVSYYGR; from the coding sequence ATGCGCCTCTCCACCCTTTTCGCCGGCTTGCTGCTCGCGGCATCCCTCGATGCGGGGGAATTCACCCTTCGCAGCCACGATCTTGCCGGTCAGCTCACGATGAAACAGGTCTATTCTGGCTTCGGATGCACCGGCTCGAACATCTCCCCCGAACTCCACTGGAGCGACGCCCCCAAGGGGACCAAGAGCTTTGCGGTGACCGTTTACGATCCCGACGCCCCGACGGGGAGCGGATGGTGGCACTGGGTCGTCTTCAACATCTCCGCTTCGGTGACCTCCCTTCCTGCCGACTTTGGCAACACGGCCAAAAAACAGCCCCTCTCCGCCGTGCAGAGCATCACCGATTTCGGGAAAACGGGTTTCGGCGGCGCCTGCCCGCCCATCGGTGACCGTCCCCACCGCTATTTTTTCACGGTCCATGCGCTGAACGTCGATCATCTGGATCTGGACGAAAAAGCCTCCCCCGCCCTCGTGGGGTACATGCTGACGATGCACACGATCGCCAAATCGACCCTCGTGTCGTACTACGGGCGCTGA
- a CDS encoding methylated-DNA--[protein]-cysteine S-methyltransferase, with amino-acid sequence MLLSRSIDTPLGMMLARADTQAIVSLDFTSEAAVMPNSDHPLLLRLEQELREYFEGKRKEFTLPLAPQGTLFQKAVWETLSTIPYGETLSYAQEAERFGNPRAVRAVANANGRNPISILIPCHRVIATGGGLGGYTGGVEKKAFLLALEQRQKSR; translated from the coding sequence ATGCTTCTGAGCCGATCGATCGACACGCCGCTGGGAATGATGCTGGCCCGAGCCGACACGCAGGCGATCGTCTCCCTCGATTTCACCAGCGAGGCGGCAGTTATGCCAAATTCCGATCATCCCCTGCTGCTGCGCCTCGAACAAGAGCTGAGAGAGTATTTCGAAGGGAAGCGGAAGGAGTTTACCCTCCCCCTCGCTCCACAGGGAACCCTGTTCCAGAAAGCGGTCTGGGAGACCTTGTCAACCATCCCCTATGGGGAAACCCTCTCCTACGCGCAGGAAGCCGAGCGCTTCGGCAATCCCAGAGCCGTCCGCGCCGTGGCAAACGCCAACGGCCGCAACCCGATCAGCATCCTCATCCCCTGCCACCGCGTCATCGCCACCGGGGGCGGGCTCGGCGGATATACGGGCGGGGTGGAGAAAAAAGCGTTTCTCCTTGCGCTGGAGCAACGGCAAAAATCACGGTAA